Proteins encoded together in one Candidatus Binataceae bacterium window:
- a CDS encoding glycine zipper domain-containing protein, translated as MKLGQARFWIITAALAITLTGLGCSSQPMTTGEAGTLGGGVLGGGAGALIGAAVGHPLVGALLGGALGAGGGYMVGNSMQNQQAQQAQAQNQLEQQQQEIERQRQELEQLRTQQESE; from the coding sequence ATGAAGCTGGGCCAGGCGCGATTTTGGATAATCACGGCAGCTTTGGCGATCACTCTGACTGGACTGGGATGTTCCTCCCAACCCATGACGACCGGCGAGGCGGGAACCCTGGGCGGCGGTGTGCTGGGAGGCGGAGCCGGCGCGCTGATCGGCGCCGCGGTCGGCCATCCGCTGGTGGGAGCCTTGCTCGGCGGCGCGCTAGGCGCCGGCGGAGGCTACATGGTGGGTAATTCAATGCAAAACCAGCAAGCTCAGCAGGCGCAGGCCCAGAATCAACTCGAGCAGCAACAACAGGAAATCGAGCGGCAACGCCAGGAACTGGAGCAGTTACGCACTCAGCAGGAAAGCGAATAA
- a CDS encoding cobalamin-independent methionine synthase II family protein — protein MRRSIDRILCSHAGSLPRPSDVRDLVLAREEGGRVEAATLNARLRGAIEEVVRQQVQCGIDVVNDGEFSKGNFTNYVRLRMAGVEQREVETPTNRGITIYARDAQEFPEYFERGAGRGRGFGALHSVCVGPLRYIGQEGVAADVANFKAALMTAGADVSDAFLPSVAPGTIEHWLLNEHYPSQEAFLTAIAEAMREEYRAIVEGGFILQIDDPDLPDAWQMHPEMDVATYRKFARLRVDALNHALRDLPEDRVRFHTCWGSYHGPHKYDIALCEIVDLILAVRAQCYSIEGSNPRHEHEWRVWESVKLPEGKILMPGVVGHCSDFIEHPELVAERLVRLAKVVGRENLIAGTDCGLGHRVGDPKICWAKFEAMAQGARLASRQLWNQ, from the coding sequence ATGAGACGAAGCATCGATCGCATCCTGTGCTCGCACGCCGGCAGTTTGCCCCGGCCGAGCGATGTCCGTGACCTGGTCCTGGCTCGAGAAGAAGGTGGCAGGGTTGAGGCCGCAACGCTGAATGCGCGTCTGCGCGGCGCGATTGAAGAAGTGGTGCGCCAGCAGGTGCAGTGCGGAATCGACGTCGTGAATGACGGTGAATTCTCCAAAGGTAACTTTACCAACTATGTGCGGCTGCGGATGGCGGGAGTCGAGCAGCGCGAGGTTGAAACTCCCACCAACCGTGGCATCACCATTTATGCCCGAGATGCGCAAGAATTCCCCGAATACTTCGAACGCGGTGCAGGGCGCGGGCGCGGCTTTGGAGCGCTTCATTCAGTGTGTGTCGGCCCGCTCCGATATATCGGTCAGGAGGGGGTCGCCGCCGATGTGGCCAACTTCAAAGCGGCGCTGATGACGGCGGGGGCCGATGTCAGTGACGCCTTTCTGCCATCGGTGGCCCCCGGTACCATAGAGCATTGGCTTTTAAACGAGCATTATCCCAGCCAGGAGGCCTTCCTGACCGCGATCGCCGAGGCGATGCGCGAGGAATATCGCGCTATCGTCGAGGGCGGCTTCATTTTGCAAATCGACGATCCCGATCTGCCCGACGCCTGGCAGATGCACCCCGAAATGGACGTGGCGACCTATCGCAAATTTGCCCGGCTGCGAGTCGATGCGCTCAACCACGCGCTGCGCGACCTGCCCGAGGATAGGGTGCGTTTTCACACCTGCTGGGGCAGTTATCACGGTCCGCACAAATACGATATCGCGTTGTGCGAGATCGTGGATTTGATTTTGGCCGTGCGTGCCCAATGCTATTCCATCGAGGGCTCCAATCCACGTCACGAGCATGAGTGGCGGGTGTGGGAATCGGTCAAGTTGCCGGAGGGCAAGATTTTGATGCCCGGGGTGGTCGGCCATTGCAGTGACTTTATCGAGCATCCCGAGCTGGTGGCCGAGCGGCTGGTGCGGCTAGCTAAAGTGGTGGGACGCGAAAACCTGATCGCTGGCACTGACTGCGGCCTGGGCCATCGCGTCGGCGATCCCAAGATATGCTGGGCTAAGTTCGAGGCGATGGCGCAGGGGGCACGGCTGGCCAGCCGTCAGCTCTGGAATCAGTAG
- a CDS encoding HAD family hydrolase: MIEFVMFDADGVLFESVQSNIAFYNAIFAQVGQPCLEPHEQSQCIFMATREVFAQRAGADLHLRERMAAVAAELDAAPFFRLLQPPFELRPFLHRLRQRYKLGLATNRSTTVPALIEHLDLRDIFDAITCLQDAVAPKPAPDLLNLCMKRAGVGAAHAIYVGDSPIDSEAAAAAGVGFIGVGQRVSTPHRIEALAELPALLERLDARV; this comes from the coding sequence ATGATTGAGTTTGTAATGTTTGACGCCGATGGCGTCCTGTTCGAATCAGTCCAGTCCAATATCGCCTTCTACAACGCGATTTTCGCCCAAGTCGGGCAACCCTGTCTGGAGCCGCACGAGCAAAGCCAATGCATCTTCATGGCTACCCGCGAAGTTTTCGCCCAGCGCGCGGGTGCCGACCTGCACTTGCGCGAACGGATGGCGGCGGTGGCGGCCGAGCTGGATGCGGCCCCTTTCTTTCGCCTGCTCCAACCTCCCTTCGAACTGCGTCCGTTTCTTCACCGCTTACGCCAGCGTTACAAGCTAGGTTTGGCCACCAACCGCTCCACCACCGTTCCGGCTCTAATCGAGCACCTCGACCTGCGCGATATTTTCGACGCAATCACCTGCCTGCAGGATGCGGTCGCTCCCAAACCCGCGCCCGATCTACTCAATCTGTGCATGAAGCGCGCGGGAGTCGGCGCGGCGCATGCGATTTACGTCGGCGACAGCCCCATCGATAGCGAAGCGGCCGCAGCGGCAGGAGTCGGCTTCATTGGCGTCGGTCAGCGGGTGAGCACCCCACATCGCATCGAGGCTCTGGCAGAATTGCCCGCACTCCTGGAGCGGCTGGATGCACGCGTCTAG
- the groES gene encoding co-chaperone GroES, with amino-acid sequence MKIRPLGDRILVKRIQEEEKTKGGIIIPDTAKEKPQEGKVVAVGKGKTLDDGKVVPPDVKAGDRILFGKYSGTEVKIEGEEHLILREDEIVGVLE; translated from the coding sequence ATGAAGATTAGACCGCTGGGAGATCGGATCCTGGTCAAACGGATTCAGGAGGAAGAAAAGACGAAGGGGGGAATTATTATCCCTGACACCGCCAAGGAAAAGCCCCAGGAGGGCAAAGTGGTAGCGGTGGGCAAGGGCAAGACGCTCGATGACGGCAAGGTGGTACCTCCCGACGTCAAAGCGGGGGATCGGATTTTGTTCGGCAAATATTCGGGCACCGAGGTCAAGATCGAAGGCGAAGAGCATTTGATTTTGCGCGAGGACGAGATCGTCGGAGTGCTGGAGTAA
- the aroF gene encoding 3-deoxy-7-phosphoheptulonate synthase: MKAHATPDQIGSVVTRVEQAGFQAHRIVGVERTVVACVGEERGKDELQQLEQLPGVDSVMPVLRPFKLASRELHPEGTRISAGGVEIGGPRVVVMAGPCAVESGPQVSAVARAVKAAGAHMLRGGAFKPRTSPYSFQGLEDEGLLLLEHAGRENGLPVVTEVMDTHDIERVAAHCDLLQVGARNAQNFALLRHLGKIDKPVLLKRGMSTRLEEFVMAAEYVLSAGNHQVVLCERGIRTFETATRNTLDLTAVPVLKEWTHLPVVIDPSHGTGIWSLVTPMALAAVAAGADGLLIEVHPQPEQALSDGPQQLRPSRFADLMRALAPVAEAVGRHL, translated from the coding sequence ATGAAAGCGCACGCCACTCCCGACCAGATCGGGAGCGTGGTGACGCGGGTTGAACAGGCCGGCTTTCAGGCCCATCGAATCGTGGGGGTAGAACGCACGGTGGTGGCCTGTGTCGGCGAGGAACGGGGCAAGGACGAGCTGCAGCAACTGGAGCAGCTGCCCGGCGTGGACAGCGTGATGCCGGTGCTACGCCCCTTCAAGCTGGCTAGCCGTGAGCTTCATCCCGAGGGCACCAGAATTTCGGCGGGTGGGGTGGAAATCGGCGGTCCGCGAGTGGTGGTGATGGCGGGGCCATGCGCTGTGGAAAGCGGCCCGCAGGTCTCGGCGGTGGCACGCGCGGTCAAGGCGGCCGGCGCCCATATGCTGCGTGGCGGCGCCTTCAAACCCCGCACTTCGCCCTATTCCTTTCAGGGACTTGAGGACGAGGGGCTGCTGCTCCTGGAGCACGCCGGGCGCGAGAACGGCCTGCCGGTGGTGACCGAGGTCATGGACACCCACGACATCGAGCGGGTGGCCGCCCATTGCGACTTGCTGCAAGTCGGCGCCCGCAACGCGCAAAACTTCGCGCTCCTGCGTCACCTCGGCAAGATCGATAAGCCTGTCCTGCTCAAGCGCGGCATGTCCACTCGCTTGGAAGAATTCGTGATGGCTGCCGAGTACGTGCTGTCGGCCGGCAACCATCAGGTGGTGCTGTGCGAGCGCGGCATCCGCACCTTCGAGACCGCCACCCGCAACACCCTGGATTTGACCGCGGTGCCGGTGCTCAAGGAATGGACCCATTTGCCGGTCGTGATCGATCCCAGCCACGGCACGGGAATCTGGTCACTGGTCACTCCGATGGCGCTGGCGGCAGTGGCGGCGGGCGCCGACGGCCTGCTGATAGAGGTTCATCCGCAGCCCGAGCAGGCGCTCTCCGACGGCCCCCAGCAATTGCGCCCCAGTCGCTTCGCCGATTTGATGCGGGCGCTGGCACCCGTGGCCGAGGCGGTCGGCCGCCATTTATAG
- a CDS encoding aromatic-ring-hydroxylating dioxygenase subunit beta, which translates to MTIDRTRLERFVFHEARLMDEHRYDEWLTLWAQDARYWVPAGAEDSDPSKDVSLIYDDYVRLQGRISRLKSGVAYAQSPRSRLCRVISNFEFDETPAGEVVVRSNFLLAEQRLGKQDLFAGSTTHHLRPSEEGFKIASKKVILINSDAFIDNLTFLL; encoded by the coding sequence ATGACCATTGATCGCACCAGGCTAGAACGGTTCGTCTTCCACGAAGCACGCCTGATGGACGAGCACCGCTACGACGAATGGCTGACCTTGTGGGCCCAGGACGCACGCTATTGGGTGCCGGCTGGGGCTGAAGACAGCGACCCCAGCAAGGACGTATCGTTGATCTATGACGATTACGTCCGCCTCCAGGGACGCATCTCACGACTTAAAAGTGGAGTGGCCTACGCGCAGAGTCCGCGCTCGCGCTTGTGCCGGGTGATCTCCAATTTCGAGTTCGACGAGACCCCAGCAGGCGAGGTCGTGGTGCGCTCCAACTTTCTTTTGGCCGAGCAGCGTTTGGGCAAACAGGATCTGTTCGCCGGCAGTACCACCCATCATTTGCGCCCTTCGGAGGAGGGTTTCAAGATAGCCAGCAAAAAAGTGATTTTGATCAACAGCGACGCCTTTATCGACAACCTGACTTTTCTGCTGTGA
- a CDS encoding MFS transporter: MTQLQRQRGLILAGLWIVMIFLLAPCYGTFGVYLLPLVREFHCGRAQISQLAFASALTAGFLSPLAGWLLERIEAKWMFAAGALFAAAGYLLASHAHSLSLMTAAYAIVGVGIAAGTLIPTTVVAANWFAQSRGLALGATMGGMSVGLFFAPIIIGHLLLHHDWRLAMGAMAIPMLLVVVPAVLLWIRTFPPEGHRNRHLGEAEPGLTLKAAMRTRSLWLILLLHCCFSLAWYLIFVHAVPILVSNGFSESSAATLFGIQALFSLIGFVGNGLLADWIGARSTMMLALAIWCLALIALHHANPHGSGMLWAGAYLLLFPFAGPIGNTITPLIAADALGMRSFGTLVGLLHLLASVAGALGPVIAGGIFDLNGNYLPALYLSASLAMLGILATWMVVPVPGHDVVQENTVDRPALAAGA; the protein is encoded by the coding sequence ATGACCCAATTGCAACGCCAGCGCGGGCTGATTCTTGCCGGCCTGTGGATAGTTATGATTTTCTTGCTTGCGCCCTGCTATGGCACTTTTGGCGTTTATCTGCTGCCGCTGGTGCGTGAATTCCATTGCGGACGCGCGCAAATCTCGCAACTCGCCTTCGCCTCGGCGCTGACCGCGGGCTTCCTGTCGCCGCTGGCAGGATGGCTGCTGGAACGGATCGAAGCCAAGTGGATGTTTGCCGCCGGCGCCCTGTTCGCCGCTGCCGGCTACCTGTTGGCCAGCCACGCGCATTCACTCAGCCTAATGACCGCGGCCTACGCGATCGTGGGAGTGGGGATCGCCGCCGGCACCCTCATCCCGACCACGGTGGTAGCTGCCAACTGGTTTGCGCAAAGCCGCGGGCTGGCTTTGGGCGCGACCATGGGCGGGATGTCGGTCGGATTGTTTTTCGCTCCAATAATCATTGGCCACCTGCTGCTTCATCACGATTGGCGCCTGGCGATGGGCGCGATGGCAATTCCGATGCTGCTCGTGGTAGTGCCGGCCGTGCTGCTATGGATCCGCACTTTCCCTCCCGAGGGCCACCGAAATCGGCATTTGGGCGAGGCCGAGCCCGGCCTGACCTTGAAGGCAGCCATGCGCACACGCTCCTTGTGGCTCATCCTGCTATTGCATTGCTGCTTTTCTCTGGCCTGGTACCTAATATTCGTACACGCCGTGCCGATCCTGGTGAGCAACGGGTTTTCCGAAAGCAGTGCCGCCACCCTATTCGGCATTCAAGCCCTGTTTTCGCTTATCGGCTTTGTCGGTAACGGGCTGCTGGCCGATTGGATCGGAGCGCGATCCACCATGATGCTGGCGTTAGCGATTTGGTGTCTGGCCCTGATTGCACTCCATCACGCCAATCCTCACGGCAGCGGGATGCTGTGGGCGGGAGCCTATCTGTTGCTGTTTCCCTTTGCTGGGCCAATCGGTAACACGATTACCCCTCTGATCGCCGCCGACGCGCTCGGAATGCGCTCCTTCGGCACTCTGGTGGGGCTGCTCCATTTGCTCGCATCGGTGGCCGGGGCGCTGGGGCCGGTAATCGCGGGGGGAATCTTTGATCTCAACGGCAACTACCTTCCCGCGCTGTACTTATCGGCCAGCCTTGCCATGCTAGGTATCCTAGCCACTTGGATGGTAGTACCGGTGCCCGGCCACGACGTAGTTCAGGAAAATACCGTAGACCGGCCAGCGCTGGCTGCGGGTGCCTAG
- a CDS encoding phosphatase PAP2 family protein, whose amino-acid sequence MTACKRRPQTVLCGALVLTLIAASAQAQSIPPPPKLSTVGSELGSDFKYLVNNVSEDAIDVVRSPLHIKDTESWISNPRFYLIVGGSLALFGGAFAMDKVMKANLRSMSPSDATLLQDISYDSVSVGTGLMYAWGLYSGDARARQYAITAGEGAGVATLADIGIKAAFGRLRPRQSSSHLAFFDGGASFVSGDVTPMFALATGVSEYFDNRWYVATPVYSLALLDGFGRMGHNAHWFSDVVGAALLGTGTTELLLWMHKRHEIDPHRFKIFAVSAPTPTTAQGNVMPTGMGFAFAW is encoded by the coding sequence ATGACAGCGTGTAAGAGACGTCCCCAGACCGTGCTTTGCGGCGCACTCGTTCTAACCCTGATCGCAGCGAGCGCGCAGGCCCAGAGCATTCCCCCGCCGCCCAAATTGTCTACCGTAGGCTCCGAACTCGGCTCGGATTTCAAATACCTGGTCAACAACGTCAGCGAGGACGCGATCGATGTGGTTAGGTCACCATTGCATATCAAGGATACCGAAAGCTGGATCAGCAACCCGCGCTTTTACCTAATTGTGGGAGGGTCGTTGGCCTTATTTGGCGGCGCCTTCGCGATGGATAAGGTGATGAAAGCCAACCTGCGCAGCATGTCCCCCAGTGACGCCACCTTATTGCAGGATATCAGCTATGATTCGGTCAGCGTGGGCACTGGTCTGATGTACGCCTGGGGGCTCTACAGCGGCGACGCGCGGGCGCGTCAATACGCTATCACGGCCGGAGAAGGCGCCGGCGTGGCCACCTTGGCGGATATAGGTATCAAGGCCGCCTTCGGCCGCTTGCGCCCGCGCCAGAGCTCCAGCCATTTGGCATTTTTCGACGGCGGCGCTTCCTTTGTATCCGGCGACGTCACCCCCATGTTCGCCCTGGCAACCGGCGTAAGCGAATACTTCGACAATCGCTGGTATGTGGCGACACCGGTTTACTCGCTGGCCCTGCTCGATGGCTTCGGCCGCATGGGGCACAACGCCCATTGGTTCTCCGACGTCGTGGGCGCGGCCTTGCTCGGCACCGGTACCACCGAATTGCTGTTGTGGATGCATAAGCGGCACGAAATAGATCCGCATCGGTTCAAGATCTTTGCGGTTTCGGCGCCCACTCCAACCACCGCCCAGGGGAATGTCATGCCCACCGGTATGGGCTTTGCGTTTGCCTGGTAG
- a CDS encoding Rieske 2Fe-2S domain-containing protein — protein MRATAINYHALVQPDRVHGSLYTDPRIFAAELERIFYHGWVYVGHVGEVPEPGDFCTKRIGLQPVLMVRDKNAEVNLFINRCRHRGAQVCVDERGNLPALRCPYHGWTYRLDGSLSGVPFPDAYDGTAFRRDQMGLIKVPRVEQYRGFVFASLSPIGITLAQHLGRAAEQIDRFVAFSSGEEVLVNGGASKYDLRANWKLPLENAVDGYHAITLHASYIGLLEERARIAGAADNYKGQFAGSQFAATRDLGGGHVMLDYWSRMYDALNGEPLPEVRPTTPAGQQHFEELVQRFGHERTEHSLTQGFTHTVIFPNIALIGVQIRVIQPVSPDYTEVSAYPTRLAWLSDEVNAARLRGHEAFFGPASFGAPDDLEILERVQKGLAADRLDPWLRFYRGTARERRDVDGTTVAARTDELTQRGIWAQWLEVMSQRPTRKPRALKDTGSQMTARVPAPRQAREPRHDH, from the coding sequence GTGCGCGCCACCGCTATCAATTACCATGCCCTGGTCCAACCCGATCGCGTACATGGCAGCCTTTATACCGACCCGCGAATCTTCGCTGCAGAGCTGGAGCGAATCTTTTATCACGGCTGGGTCTACGTCGGTCACGTCGGCGAGGTTCCCGAGCCGGGCGACTTCTGCACCAAACGGATCGGCTTGCAACCGGTGCTGATGGTGCGCGACAAGAACGCGGAGGTCAACCTGTTTATCAATCGCTGCCGCCATCGCGGCGCGCAGGTCTGCGTCGATGAGCGCGGCAACTTGCCGGCGCTGCGCTGCCCATATCACGGCTGGACCTACCGACTGGATGGCAGCCTCAGCGGGGTGCCCTTTCCCGACGCTTATGACGGCACCGCCTTTCGCCGCGACCAGATGGGATTAATCAAGGTGCCGCGCGTGGAGCAGTATCGTGGCTTCGTCTTCGCCAGCCTAAGCCCCATCGGCATCACTCTGGCTCAGCATCTGGGCCGCGCGGCCGAACAAATCGATCGCTTTGTGGCCTTCTCCAGCGGCGAGGAAGTGCTGGTGAACGGAGGCGCGAGCAAGTATGACTTGCGCGCCAACTGGAAATTACCGCTCGAGAACGCGGTTGACGGCTATCACGCAATCACCCTACATGCCTCCTATATCGGCCTGCTCGAAGAACGAGCGCGAATAGCTGGCGCCGCCGACAATTACAAAGGGCAATTCGCTGGCAGCCAATTCGCCGCTACCCGCGACCTCGGCGGCGGCCACGTGATGCTCGACTACTGGAGCCGGATGTACGACGCGCTCAACGGCGAACCGCTGCCCGAGGTACGCCCCACCACCCCCGCCGGCCAGCAGCACTTTGAGGAACTGGTCCAGCGCTTTGGTCACGAACGCACCGAACACAGCCTGACCCAGGGTTTCACTCATACCGTGATTTTTCCCAACATCGCTTTAATCGGCGTGCAGATCCGAGTCATTCAACCGGTGAGTCCAGACTACACCGAGGTCTCGGCCTATCCGACCCGGCTGGCATGGCTGAGCGATGAAGTTAATGCGGCTCGACTGCGCGGTCATGAGGCATTTTTCGGCCCGGCCAGCTTCGGCGCTCCCGACGACCTCGAGATCCTGGAACGTGTGCAAAAAGGGCTAGCTGCCGATCGGCTCGACCCTTGGCTGCGCTTTTACCGCGGGACAGCGCGCGAGCGGCGCGATGTTGACGGCACCACCGTGGCCGCGCGTACCGACGAGTTGACCCAACGCGGGATTTGGGCGCAGTGGCTCGAAGTGATGAGTCAGCGGCCCACCCGTAAGCCTCGTGCCCTCAAAGACACGGGTTCCCAGATGACCGCGCGAGTGCCGGCGCCACGCCAAGCCCGAGAGCCACGTCATGACCATTGA
- the groL gene encoding chaperonin GroEL (60 kDa chaperone family; promotes refolding of misfolded polypeptides especially under stressful conditions; forms two stacked rings of heptamers to form a barrel-shaped 14mer; ends can be capped by GroES; misfolded proteins enter the barrel where they are refolded when GroES binds) — translation MPAKIVRFGQESREKILKGVNVLADAVTVTLGPKGRNVVLEKSFGAPNVTKDGVTVAKEIELEDKFENMGAQMVKEVASKTSDVAGDGTTSATVLARAIFTEGIKMVAAGHDPMSIKRGIDRAVESVVGELKTMSKPTKDRREIAQVGTISANNDSTIGEIIAEAMEKVGKEGVITVEEAKGLETTLEVVEGMQFDRGYLSPYFVTDPERMEAKLEDAYVLIHEKKISAMKDLLPILEAIAKTGKPFLLIAEDVEGEALATLVVNKIRGTLSCVAVKAPGFGDRRKAMLEDIAILTGGKVIAEELGIKLESVTLHDLGRAKRIVSDKDNTTIIDGAGKKADIEGRIKQIRAQIEETTSDYDREKLQERLAKLVGGVAVIRVGAATEVEMKEKKARVEDALHATRAAVEEGVVPGGGVALIRSLAALDSLRMSDDEKAGVNIVRKALEEPARWIATNAGWEGSIVVDKIKNSKGAFGFNASSEEFEDLMKAGIIDPTKVVRSALQNASSVAGLLLTTECMVAEKAEEKPAAPAMPPGGMM, via the coding sequence ATGCCTGCCAAAATTGTACGTTTCGGTCAGGAGTCCCGCGAGAAGATTCTCAAGGGCGTCAATGTACTGGCCGACGCGGTCACGGTTACCCTGGGCCCCAAGGGGCGCAACGTCGTATTGGAAAAAAGCTTCGGCGCTCCCAACGTGACCAAAGACGGCGTCACGGTAGCCAAGGAGATCGAGCTCGAAGACAAGTTTGAAAACATGGGCGCCCAGATGGTCAAAGAGGTGGCCTCCAAGACCTCCGACGTAGCCGGCGACGGAACCACTTCGGCCACCGTGCTGGCGCGCGCCATTTTTACCGAGGGCATCAAGATGGTGGCGGCGGGTCACGATCCGATGTCGATCAAGCGTGGCATCGACCGTGCGGTGGAATCGGTGGTCGGCGAGCTGAAGACCATGTCCAAACCCACCAAGGATCGGCGCGAGATCGCCCAGGTCGGCACCATTTCGGCCAACAACGACTCCACTATCGGCGAAATTATCGCCGAGGCAATGGAGAAGGTGGGCAAAGAAGGGGTGATCACGGTCGAAGAAGCCAAGGGGCTGGAGACCACACTGGAAGTGGTCGAAGGGATGCAGTTTGACCGCGGCTACCTTTCGCCTTATTTCGTCACTGATCCCGAGCGAATGGAAGCCAAGCTGGAGGATGCCTACGTCCTGATTCACGAGAAGAAGATCTCGGCGATGAAGGACCTGCTGCCCATCCTGGAGGCGATCGCCAAGACCGGCAAGCCCTTCCTTCTGATTGCCGAAGATGTCGAGGGCGAGGCCCTGGCCACCCTGGTGGTCAATAAGATTCGCGGCACCCTGTCCTGCGTGGCGGTCAAGGCCCCGGGCTTTGGCGATCGGCGCAAGGCGATGCTTGAGGATATCGCGATTCTGACCGGCGGCAAGGTGATCGCCGAAGAGCTGGGGATCAAGCTGGAGAGCGTTACCCTGCACGACCTAGGCCGAGCCAAGCGGATCGTCTCCGACAAGGATAACACCACGATTATCGATGGCGCCGGCAAGAAGGCCGACATCGAGGGCCGGATCAAGCAGATTCGCGCGCAGATCGAGGAGACCACCTCGGACTATGATCGCGAAAAGCTCCAGGAGCGGCTGGCCAAGCTGGTCGGCGGCGTGGCGGTGATTCGCGTGGGCGCGGCCACCGAAGTGGAGATGAAGGAGAAAAAGGCGCGGGTCGAGGACGCCTTGCACGCCACTCGCGCGGCGGTCGAGGAAGGAGTGGTCCCCGGCGGCGGCGTTGCCCTTATTCGCTCGCTGGCGGCGCTGGACAGCCTGCGGATGTCCGACGACGAGAAGGCCGGCGTCAACATCGTGCGCAAAGCGTTAGAAGAGCCTGCCCGCTGGATCGCCACCAACGCCGGCTGGGAAGGCTCAATCGTGGTCGATAAGATCAAAAACAGCAAGGGCGCCTTCGGCTTCAACGCCTCCTCCGAGGAGTTCGAGGACCTTATGAAGGCGGGCATTATCGACCCCACCAAGGTGGTACGTAGTGCCTTGCAGAACGCCTCTTCGGTTGCCGGCTTGTTGCTGACCACCGAATGCATGGTGGCGGAAAAGGCCGAAGAAAAGCCAGCCGCGCCGGCGATGCCTCCGGGCGGCATGATGTAG
- a CDS encoding manganese efflux pump — MLAKLCTLAVAVGLDVLALSIGIGVTRIAPRARLKVGAAFAAAEIVMQALGYLVGTGAGVLLGKIASDASLLLLALIGALMVYQAGRGERDKKFDLSCGPALLLAALSISLDSLGVGIALPALGIPLAPLLLTVSLTTTMFTLTGLSFGARLGERYETIAEVTAGSMLILIALFFAGTHLI, encoded by the coding sequence TTGCTCGCCAAACTCTGTACCCTGGCGGTGGCGGTGGGGCTCGACGTCCTGGCGCTCTCGATCGGCATCGGCGTTACCCGTATTGCGCCGCGCGCCAGGCTTAAGGTTGGTGCAGCTTTTGCCGCCGCGGAAATCGTCATGCAGGCGCTAGGCTACCTGGTGGGCACTGGCGCAGGAGTGCTGTTGGGCAAAATCGCCAGCGATGCCAGCCTCCTGCTGCTCGCACTGATCGGCGCGCTGATGGTTTACCAGGCTGGGCGGGGGGAGCGCGACAAAAAGTTCGACTTGAGTTGCGGTCCGGCCCTGTTGCTGGCCGCGCTCTCAATCAGCTTGGACTCGCTGGGCGTGGGTATCGCGCTACCCGCTCTGGGTATTCCGCTTGCACCCCTGCTGCTGACGGTTTCCCTCACCACCACTATGTTCACCCTTACTGGCCTCAGTTTTGGTGCGCGCCTGGGCGAGCGCTACGAAACTATCGCCGAAGTGACGGCCGGCTCGATGCTGATCCTGATAGCTTTGTTCTTCGCTGGTACTCACCTGATATAA